In one window of Candidatus Caccoplasma merdavium DNA:
- a CDS encoding HAMP domain-containing histidine kinase, giving the protein MAHGNLYDVRQKLKIAFLAVSLLLVALFLIISNRLVEDLSTEEHNKMEIWAEATRSAASNVTNVDMNLILKILQSNTTIPIIIADDQGQVLQTHNLEIPNRHGEQFLQKKLQSLRDKEQVIEIYIDNDTSQYLYYDDSTLLKRLSYFPYIQLGVMILFLVIAYVALMSSKKAEQNKVWVGLSKETAHQLGTPLSSLMAWLDMLESQGTDPEIIDDMGKDVQRLSTIAERFSKIGSQPEREPADVKEVIDTAVDYMQHRISGKVHITMHTPEEKLEPQPLCRPLIEWVFENLCKNAIDAMDGEGNIDITLTHDESRYYIDVKDTGKGIARNRFKTIFHPGYTTKRRGWGLGLTLVKRIIEEYHNGRIYVKESEIGKGTTFRIEMKRT; this is encoded by the coding sequence ATGGCACACGGCAATCTCTATGACGTCAGGCAAAAACTGAAAATCGCATTTCTGGCGGTTTCGCTCCTTTTGGTCGCCCTATTCCTCATCATATCGAACCGACTGGTCGAAGACCTGTCGACCGAAGAACACAACAAGATGGAGATTTGGGCCGAAGCCACCCGCTCGGCAGCCAGCAATGTGACAAATGTCGACATGAATCTCATCTTGAAGATTCTGCAAAGCAACACCACCATTCCGATTATCATCGCCGATGACCAAGGGCAAGTCCTGCAAACCCACAACCTCGAAATTCCCAACCGGCACGGCGAACAATTCCTGCAAAAAAAATTACAATCACTCCGCGACAAAGAGCAGGTCATCGAAATCTATATCGACAACGACACGTCGCAATACCTCTACTACGACGACTCCACGCTGCTAAAACGGCTTTCCTACTTTCCCTACATACAACTCGGAGTCATGATACTCTTCCTCGTCATCGCCTATGTGGCGCTGATGAGCAGCAAGAAAGCCGAGCAAAACAAAGTGTGGGTAGGACTCTCAAAAGAGACCGCCCACCAGTTGGGAACCCCCCTCTCATCACTCATGGCATGGCTCGACATGCTCGAATCACAAGGCACCGACCCGGAAATCATCGACGACATGGGGAAAGACGTGCAACGGCTGTCGACCATCGCCGAGCGTTTCTCGAAAATCGGCTCCCAACCCGAGCGTGAGCCGGCCGACGTGAAGGAAGTCATCGACACGGCCGTCGACTACATGCAGCACCGCATCTCGGGGAAAGTGCACATCACGATGCACACCCCCGAAGAGAAATTGGAACCGCAACCCCTGTGCCGTCCGCTCATAGAATGGGTCTTCGAGAATCTTTGCAAAAACGCCATCGACGCCATGGACGGCGAAGGAAATATCGACATCACCCTCACCCACGATGAATCCCGATATTACATCGACGTCAAAGACACCGGCAAAGGCATTGCCCGCAACCGGTTCAAAACCATATTCCACCCGGGCTATACCACCAAGCGCCGGGGCTGGGGACTGGGGCTCACCCTTGTGAAACGCATCATCGAAGAGTACCACAACGGCCGCATCTACGTCAAAGAGTCGGAAATCGGCAAAGGAACGACTTTCCGCATAGAGATGAAACGGACATAA
- a CDS encoding elongation factor Ts has translation MAVTMADITKLRKMTGAGMMDCKKALEEANNDFDGAIEIIRKRGQAIAAKREDREAAEGCVLAANKGDYAAIVALKCETDFVAQNKDFVALTQKILDAAIENKPADLEALKALKLDGRTIAELVTDQSGVTGEKMELGYFDSLSAASTIFYIHPGNKLATIVGFNLADVDYQVARDVAMQVAAMNPISVRPEEVPAHIIEKELEIAREKAREAGKPENLIDRIAQGSLQKYYKEFTLLQQEFVKDPKHTIEQYLKAQNKELTVTAFRRFTLNAE, from the coding sequence ATGGCTGTTACAATGGCAGATATTACCAAGCTCCGCAAAATGACCGGAGCCGGTATGATGGACTGCAAAAAAGCACTTGAAGAAGCCAACAACGACTTCGACGGTGCCATAGAAATCATTCGCAAAAGAGGTCAGGCTATCGCCGCCAAACGTGAAGACCGCGAAGCCGCCGAAGGCTGCGTTCTTGCTGCAAACAAAGGCGACTACGCCGCTATCGTGGCCCTGAAATGCGAGACCGACTTCGTTGCCCAAAACAAAGACTTCGTTGCCCTCACCCAAAAAATCCTCGATGCCGCCATCGAAAACAAACCCGCCGACCTCGAAGCTCTCAAAGCCCTCAAACTCGACGGCCGCACCATCGCCGAACTCGTGACCGACCAAAGCGGTGTCACCGGTGAAAAGATGGAACTCGGTTACTTCGATTCTCTCTCGGCCGCTTCGACCATCTTCTACATTCACCCGGGTAACAAGCTGGCTACCATCGTAGGATTCAACTTGGCCGATGTCGATTACCAAGTAGCCCGCGACGTGGCCATGCAGGTAGCTGCCATGAACCCCATCTCGGTACGTCCCGAAGAGGTTCCCGCCCACATCATCGAGAAAGAACTCGAAATCGCCCGCGAAAAAGCCCGCGAAGCCGGCAAACCCGAAAACCTCATCGACCGCATCGCACAAGGTTCGTTGCAGAAATACTACAAAGAATTTACCCTCCTGCAACAGGAATTCGTAAAAGACCCCAAACACACCATCGAGCAATACCTCAAAGCCCAAAACAAAGAGCTCACGGTAACAGCATTCCGTCGTTTCACGTTGAATGCAGAATAA
- the rpsB gene encoding 30S ribosomal protein S2, whose product MAITTFDQLLEAGVHFGHLKRKWNPAMAPYIFMERNGIHIIDLYKTVAKIDEAAAALKQIAKSGKKILFVATKKQAKEVLAAKATEIGMPYVIERWPGGMLTNFPTIRKAVKKMASIDKMIKDGTFDNLSKREKLQVTRQRAKLEKTLGSIADLTRLPSALFVVDVMKEHIAVREANRLGIPVFAMVDTNSDPTNIDFVIPANDDATKSIEVILNAVCGAIAEGLEERKIEKVDAEAAEAQGEAPAKKERKTRIKRTKAEDDEALNANVAAKVMKEQDEDEE is encoded by the coding sequence ATGGCAATTACAACATTTGACCAATTATTAGAAGCCGGCGTACACTTTGGCCACCTGAAAAGAAAATGGAACCCGGCTATGGCTCCTTACATCTTCATGGAGCGCAACGGTATCCACATCATCGACCTCTACAAGACGGTCGCCAAAATCGATGAAGCAGCTGCTGCATTGAAACAAATCGCCAAATCGGGCAAAAAAATCCTCTTTGTTGCCACCAAAAAGCAAGCCAAAGAGGTTCTCGCCGCCAAAGCTACCGAAATAGGCATGCCCTACGTTATCGAGCGTTGGCCGGGCGGTATGCTCACCAACTTCCCCACCATTCGCAAGGCGGTGAAGAAAATGGCCTCGATCGACAAAATGATCAAAGACGGAACCTTCGACAACCTCTCGAAACGGGAGAAACTGCAAGTAACCCGTCAACGCGCCAAACTCGAAAAAACCCTCGGCAGCATCGCCGACCTGACCCGTCTGCCGTCGGCCCTCTTCGTTGTCGACGTGATGAAAGAGCACATCGCCGTGCGTGAAGCCAACCGCTTGGGTATTCCCGTATTCGCCATGGTCGACACCAACTCCGACCCCACGAACATCGACTTCGTCATTCCCGCCAACGACGATGCCACCAAATCGATTGAGGTAATCCTCAACGCCGTATGCGGTGCCATTGCCGAAGGTCTCGAAGAACGCAAAATCGAGAAAGTAGATGCAGAAGCCGCAGAAGCACAAGGCGAAGCTCCGGCAAAAAAAGAGCGTAAGACCCGCATCAAACGCACCAAAGCCGAAGACGACGAGGCCCTCAACGCCAATGTTGCTGCAAAAGTAATGAAAGAGCAGGACGAAGACGAAGAATAA
- the rpsI gene encoding 30S ribosomal protein S9, which translates to MEIVNAIGRRKAAVARVFVKAGTGVITINNKDLAAYFPSSILQYIVKQPLTKLGVAEKYDIKVNIDGGGFKGQAEALRLAIARALVKINPEDKPALKAEGFMTRDPRTVERKKPGQPKARKRFQFSKR; encoded by the coding sequence ATGGAAATAGTTAATGCAATAGGAAGACGTAAAGCCGCTGTTGCCCGCGTATTCGTAAAAGCGGGAACCGGTGTCATTACCATCAACAACAAAGATCTTGCTGCATATTTCCCTTCGAGCATTCTGCAGTACATCGTGAAACAACCCCTCACCAAACTGGGTGTCGCCGAGAAATATGACATCAAGGTGAACATCGACGGTGGCGGATTCAAAGGCCAAGCCGAAGCTCTCCGCTTGGCTATCGCCCGCGCATTGGTGAAAATCAATCCCGAGGACAAACCCGCTCTCAAAGCCGAAGGTTTCATGACTCGCGACCCGCGTACTGTTGAACGCAAGAAACCGGGACAACCCAAAGCAAGAAAGAGATTCCAGTTCAGCAAACGTTAA
- the rplM gene encoding 50S ribosomal protein L13: MDTLSYKTISVNKATAQKEWVVVDATGQSLGRIAAKVAKLLRGKYKPSYTPHVDCGDNVIIINADKVELTGKKWNDRIYIRFTGYPGGQHLHTPADLMKKGPKYLFHKVVKGMLPKNRLGDQLLRNLYVYAGSEHPHEAQQPKVIDINTLK, from the coding sequence GTGGATACGTTAAGTTACAAAACCATTTCGGTGAACAAGGCAACCGCCCAAAAAGAATGGGTTGTGGTAGATGCCACCGGCCAATCTTTGGGTCGCATCGCCGCCAAGGTAGCCAAACTCCTGAGAGGAAAATACAAACCCAGCTACACTCCGCATGTAGATTGTGGCGACAATGTCATCATCATCAATGCCGACAAAGTGGAACTTACCGGCAAAAAATGGAATGACCGCATCTATATCCGTTTCACGGGTTATCCCGGCGGCCAACACCTGCATACACCGGCCGACCTCATGAAGAAAGGTCCCAAATACCTCTTCCATAAGGTAGTAAAAGGTATGCTTCCCAAAAATCGTCTGGGCGACCAGTTGTTGCGCAACCTCTATGTATATGCCGGCAGCGAACACCCGCACGAAGCACAACAACCCAAAGTTATAGATATTAACACCCTTAAATAA
- a CDS encoding glycosyl hydrolase family 2, whose product MKSLVCVFSLVLLSVTGCHLVSKSPSPSLSTMAGAFSVPPDSTRTKVWWFHGETETTREGITADLEAFRRAGVGGVVYYDQVHNKKTPGALRALSPEWWEMLVFSAREAERLGLSFECHVSNGYVAGGPWITPELGMQMLLATDTLLEGGADIETPLPLPASSCYKDVAVLAFPVPAAWNDDSRRVAPRLSSNISSLDVASLFAPGKKLTKIPSQGPGESVYVTLDFGRRFTARSITYQVAPRGKATTSATNVPGPPGEVFVGTGYQVLPPLGQLEVSDDGTHYRKVCDLAPIYKAHSSWRQKTVAFPAVTARYFRLNLHDWQTPDRPQLDMQLGDVRLSSRASVDDWEEKAGLYSEYIDGDSTPSYTAAEVIDPATVLDLSACLGDDGVLRWQAPKGTWAVLRFAHVPTDSKTKHGRPELRGLECDKMSVTAAELQWKHYFGAIADTLARHGIALRGMAMDSHEAGSQNWTPGFEREFLARRGYDLKRYLPVMAGYVVGSPRESNAVLYDVRRTMADLIADNYYATFDRLCRERGLDFTAQATGNALCIVADPIQAKGRVSKPQGEFWAIHPDGNYDIKECSSAAHLYAKPIASGEAFTDAKFSHSLSYIKSLADYAYCFGINEFVVCASAYQPWLDRIPGNTGGGRHYCLHRNNSFWPYSRPFWDYQARCAYLMRQGRPVVDLAVYLGENAPVKILTYRLPDIPSGYDFDAFTSDALFTRMAVRDGRVVLPDGMSYRMVVLPRNGELTLAALEKIASFVKAGVPVYGSRPIASPAQRDIPCRREYDFWVKTLWGEEDTPRGSHSYGRGKVYWGMPLSEAVQQAGLVPDVAMRRGDVKADKLYFAHRRTSVADIYFLDNHTDSGWVDTLTFRTPFRQAELWNPVEGRCYALPLLSADSHTVTLPLRMAPRESYFVVLADSSRTLPPVTWQATQREEPVAGPWQVYFDPEKGGAGEVTFDELVDWSTHADSRIRYYSGTAVYRGRLMVQRRDAAEKVFLRFSSLGAVARVIVNGQEAGIVWCSPWETDLTPFVREGDNEIEIEVANSLMNRMIGDAALPAEERLTYAYPEIVTPADTLVASGIIGPVSLLYRGKEGQ is encoded by the coding sequence ATGAAATCTCTTGTCTGTGTTTTTTCTCTGGTTTTGCTCTCCGTGACGGGCTGTCATCTGGTGTCGAAGTCGCCGTCACCCTCCCTGTCGACGATGGCAGGGGCGTTTTCTGTTCCTCCCGACTCGACCCGCACCAAAGTGTGGTGGTTCCATGGCGAGACCGAGACCACCCGCGAGGGTATCACGGCCGACCTCGAAGCCTTCCGCCGTGCCGGTGTGGGCGGGGTGGTCTACTACGACCAGGTGCACAACAAAAAGACGCCCGGGGCACTTCGGGCTCTCTCGCCCGAGTGGTGGGAGATGCTGGTTTTCTCGGCTCGTGAAGCCGAGCGCCTGGGACTCTCCTTTGAATGCCACGTTTCCAACGGCTATGTCGCCGGCGGGCCTTGGATTACGCCCGAGCTGGGCATGCAGATGTTGTTGGCCACCGACACGTTGCTCGAAGGCGGCGCTGATATTGAGACGCCGCTACCCCTCCCGGCGTCGTCTTGTTATAAAGATGTGGCCGTATTGGCTTTCCCTGTCCCGGCGGCGTGGAACGATGACAGCCGGCGGGTTGCCCCCAGGTTGTCGTCGAATATCTCTTCGCTCGACGTGGCCTCTCTTTTTGCCCCGGGGAAGAAGCTGACAAAAATACCTTCGCAGGGACCGGGTGAATCGGTCTATGTCACACTCGACTTCGGCCGTCGTTTTACGGCTCGTTCCATTACCTACCAAGTCGCCCCGAGAGGGAAGGCCACGACCAGTGCCACCAATGTGCCCGGCCCTCCCGGTGAAGTGTTTGTGGGTACCGGCTATCAGGTGCTTCCGCCGCTGGGACAACTCGAAGTCTCCGACGACGGAACCCATTACCGCAAGGTGTGTGATTTGGCTCCTATATACAAGGCTCATTCGTCGTGGCGACAGAAAACCGTCGCCTTCCCCGCGGTCACGGCTCGTTATTTCAGACTCAACCTGCACGACTGGCAGACGCCCGACCGGCCGCAACTCGATATGCAGTTGGGCGACGTGCGCTTGTCTTCGCGGGCGTCGGTCGATGACTGGGAAGAGAAAGCCGGACTTTATTCCGAGTATATTGATGGCGATTCCACTCCTTCCTACACGGCGGCCGAGGTCATCGATCCGGCAACCGTGCTCGACCTCTCGGCTTGCCTGGGTGACGATGGTGTGTTGCGTTGGCAGGCTCCCAAGGGTACTTGGGCCGTGCTGCGTTTTGCCCATGTGCCCACCGACAGCAAGACGAAACACGGACGTCCCGAACTTCGGGGCTTGGAGTGCGACAAGATGTCGGTGACCGCGGCCGAGTTGCAATGGAAACACTATTTCGGCGCCATTGCCGACACGTTGGCCCGTCACGGCATTGCCTTGCGGGGTATGGCCATGGACAGCCACGAAGCCGGTTCGCAAAACTGGACGCCCGGTTTCGAGCGGGAATTCCTGGCTCGTCGCGGGTATGATTTGAAGAGATATTTGCCCGTGATGGCCGGCTATGTCGTGGGGTCGCCGCGGGAGTCCAATGCCGTACTTTACGATGTGCGCCGCACCATGGCCGACCTTATTGCCGATAATTATTATGCGACGTTCGACCGTCTGTGTCGGGAGCGTGGTCTCGATTTCACGGCCCAGGCCACCGGCAACGCCCTTTGCATCGTGGCCGACCCCATACAGGCCAAAGGCCGGGTGTCGAAACCGCAAGGGGAGTTTTGGGCGATTCACCCTGACGGTAATTACGACATCAAGGAGTGTTCGTCGGCTGCCCATCTCTATGCCAAACCCATTGCTTCGGGCGAAGCCTTCACCGATGCCAAGTTTTCGCACTCCTTGTCCTATATCAAGTCTTTGGCCGATTATGCCTACTGTTTTGGTATCAATGAGTTTGTTGTTTGCGCTTCGGCCTACCAGCCCTGGCTCGACCGTATTCCCGGCAATACCGGGGGCGGACGTCATTATTGTCTCCACCGCAACAATTCCTTTTGGCCGTATAGCCGCCCGTTTTGGGATTATCAGGCACGGTGTGCCTACCTCATGCGGCAGGGACGGCCGGTTGTCGACTTGGCGGTCTATTTGGGGGAGAATGCCCCGGTGAAAATCCTGACCTATCGCTTGCCCGACATTCCTTCGGGCTATGATTTCGATGCCTTTACTTCCGATGCCCTCTTTACGCGCATGGCCGTTCGTGACGGTCGGGTGGTGCTGCCCGACGGCATGAGCTATCGCATGGTGGTCTTGCCCCGCAATGGGGAACTGACGCTGGCCGCGTTGGAAAAAATCGCTTCTTTCGTCAAAGCCGGAGTCCCGGTCTATGGCTCCCGGCCGATAGCCTCTCCGGCGCAACGCGACATTCCTTGCCGCCGCGAATATGACTTCTGGGTGAAGACGCTTTGGGGTGAGGAGGATACTCCGCGGGGAAGTCATTCCTATGGCCGCGGAAAGGTTTATTGGGGCATGCCTCTGTCCGAAGCCGTGCAGCAAGCCGGCCTCGTGCCCGATGTGGCGATGAGGCGGGGCGACGTGAAGGCCGACAAGCTCTATTTTGCCCATCGCCGCACCTCCGTTGCCGACATTTATTTTCTCGATAATCACACCGACAGTGGGTGGGTCGATACCTTGACATTCCGCACCCCTTTCCGGCAGGCCGAGTTGTGGAATCCTGTCGAGGGGCGTTGCTATGCCTTGCCGTTGCTCTCGGCCGATTCCCACACCGTGACGCTCCCTCTGCGCATGGCACCGCGTGAATCTTATTTTGTCGTGCTGGCCGACTCGTCGCGCACGTTACCCCCGGTGACTTGGCAAGCGACGCAACGGGAGGAGCCTGTCGCTGGGCCGTGGCAGGTCTACTTCGACCCCGAAAAAGGCGGGGCGGGAGAGGTGACGTTCGACGAGCTCGTCGATTGGTCGACGCATGCCGATTCCCGCATTCGGTATTATTCGGGGACGGCGGTTTATCGCGGTCGCCTCATGGTGCAGCGTCGCGATGCCGCGGAGAAGGTTTTCTTGCGCTTTTCGTCTCTCGGAGCCGTGGCGCGGGTCATCGTGAACGGCCAAGAGGCGGGTATCGTGTGGTGTTCGCCTTGGGAGACCGACCTCACCCCGTTTGTGCGGGAAGGCGACAACGAAATAGAAATCGAGGTGGCCAATTCGTTGATGAATCGCATGATAGGCGATGCCGCCCTGCCGGCCGAGGAACGTCTGACCTATGCCTATCCCGAGATTGTCACCCCGGCCGACACCCTGGTCGCCTCGGGTATCATCGGGCCGGTGTCGTTGCTCTACCGCGGCAAGGAGGGGCAGTGA
- the asnS gene encoding asparagine--tRNA ligase — translation METLKRTRIADLFRTKPIGTTVLVKGWVRTRRGNKQVGFIALNDGSTIKNLQIVVDLEKFDEETLKPVTTGACIAVTGRLVESQGKGQEAEVQAETLEVYGTADPQTYPLQKKGHTMEFLREIAHLRPRTNTFGAIFRMRHQMAYAIHTFFHERGFVYFHTPIITASDCEGAGQMFQVTTKNLYNLKKDENGSIIYDDDFFGKQASLTVSGQLEGELAATALGAIYTFGPTFRAENSNTPRHLAEFWMVEPEVAFADLDDLMALEEEFIKYCVKWALEHCQDDLQFLNDMFDKGLIERLQKVVETEFVHLPYTEGIKILEEAIANGHKFEFPVYWGCDLASEHERFLVEEHFKKPVIMINYPKEIKAFYMKQNEDGKTVQGTDVLFPQIGEIIGGSVREENYDKLLARIDELKIPMKDMWWYLDTRKYGTCPHAGFGLGFERLMLFVTGMSNIRDVIPFPRTPKNAEF, via the coding sequence ATGGAAACGCTTAAACGCACTCGCATCGCCGACCTGTTCCGCACCAAGCCCATAGGCACAACCGTGCTGGTAAAAGGCTGGGTACGCACCCGTCGCGGAAACAAACAAGTAGGATTCATCGCCCTGAACGACGGCTCCACCATAAAGAACCTGCAAATCGTCGTAGACCTTGAAAAATTCGACGAAGAGACCTTGAAACCCGTAACCACGGGAGCCTGCATCGCCGTAACCGGCCGCTTGGTCGAGTCGCAAGGCAAAGGGCAAGAGGCCGAAGTACAAGCCGAAACGCTCGAAGTATATGGCACGGCCGACCCGCAGACCTATCCGCTGCAAAAGAAAGGCCACACCATGGAGTTCCTGCGCGAGATTGCCCACCTGCGTCCCCGCACCAACACCTTTGGCGCCATCTTCCGCATGCGGCACCAGATGGCCTACGCCATACACACGTTCTTCCACGAGAGAGGGTTCGTCTACTTCCACACGCCCATCATCACCGCCTCGGACTGTGAGGGTGCCGGACAGATGTTCCAGGTAACCACCAAGAACCTCTACAACCTGAAAAAAGACGAGAACGGCTCCATCATCTACGACGACGACTTCTTCGGCAAGCAAGCCAGCCTCACCGTCTCGGGACAACTCGAAGGGGAGCTTGCCGCCACCGCCCTGGGTGCCATCTACACCTTTGGCCCCACCTTCCGTGCCGAGAACTCCAACACCCCGCGCCACTTGGCCGAGTTCTGGATGGTCGAACCCGAAGTGGCCTTTGCCGACCTCGACGACCTGATGGCCCTCGAAGAGGAATTTATCAAATATTGCGTGAAATGGGCCCTCGAACATTGCCAGGACGACCTGCAATTCCTCAACGACATGTTCGACAAAGGTCTCATCGAACGCTTGCAGAAAGTAGTCGAGACCGAGTTTGTGCACCTGCCCTACACCGAAGGCATCAAGATACTCGAAGAGGCCATCGCCAACGGCCACAAATTTGAGTTCCCCGTTTACTGGGGCTGCGACCTGGCCAGCGAACACGAACGCTTCCTCGTCGAAGAGCACTTCAAGAAACCGGTCATCATGATCAACTACCCCAAAGAGATAAAAGCCTTCTACATGAAACAGAACGAAGACGGCAAGACCGTACAAGGCACCGACGTCCTCTTCCCGCAGATAGGCGAAATCATCGGCGGCAGCGTGCGTGAAGAAAACTACGACAAACTGCTCGCCCGCATCGACGAGCTGAAAATCCCGATGAAAGACATGTGGTGGTATCTCGACACCCGCAAATACGGAACTTGCCCGCACGCCGGTTTCGGACTGGGATTTGAGCGGCTCATGCTCTTCGTCACCGGCATGTCCAACATTCGCGACGTGATACCGTTCCCCCGCACCCCCAAAAACGCCGAATTCTAA
- a CDS encoding rRNA pseudouridine synthase: MEKGQKPRRPRIGEARGAASREGGNEKYEKVNYTRRNDNDNDYNYNRRPYNNDNRNYNRRNDNYGGGNHYQRNYNADNNTAGEDNFNRYATNDYGYNRNYGERQGGYNRPDNYQGGYNRNNYNNRRPYRPHADNGEEPNYNTVGESRPFRQQGGNRQGFNNRGGGYNKPYGGNQRRSYGGGNNRQQRVVIPRRIVYDESMVDPNEPIRLNKFLANSGVCSRREADEFIQKGEIKVNGEVVTELGTKITRNDVVTHNDKVVLPEHKIYVLLNKPKDCVTTSDDPQGRLTVMDIVRNACTERIYPVGRLDRNTTGVLLLTNDGDLASKLTHPKFVKKKIYHVWLDRDVTEEDMQRIADGIELEDGPIHADAISYATETDRNQVGIEIHSGRNRVVRRIFESLGYRVVKLDRVYFAGLTKKNLPRGRWRYLTQQEVNFLKMGSFE, from the coding sequence ATGGAAAAAGGACAGAAACCCCGTCGCCCGCGCATCGGAGAGGCAAGAGGGGCAGCCAGCCGCGAAGGTGGCAATGAAAAATACGAAAAGGTAAATTACACCCGTCGCAACGACAACGACAACGACTACAACTACAACCGCCGACCCTACAACAACGATAACCGCAACTACAACCGCCGGAACGACAATTACGGCGGAGGCAACCATTACCAGCGCAACTACAATGCCGACAACAATACCGCCGGCGAGGACAACTTCAACCGTTACGCAACCAACGACTACGGCTACAACCGCAACTATGGCGAACGCCAGGGCGGCTACAACCGCCCCGACAACTACCAAGGAGGTTACAACCGCAACAACTATAACAACCGCCGCCCCTACCGCCCGCACGCCGATAACGGCGAAGAGCCCAACTACAACACCGTGGGCGAGAGCCGTCCGTTCCGCCAACAAGGAGGCAACCGTCAGGGATTCAACAACCGCGGCGGAGGCTACAACAAGCCCTATGGCGGCAACCAACGCCGCTCCTACGGCGGAGGCAACAACCGCCAGCAACGAGTGGTCATACCCCGCCGCATCGTCTATGACGAGAGCATGGTCGACCCCAACGAGCCGATACGTCTCAACAAGTTCCTGGCCAACTCGGGCGTGTGCTCGCGCCGAGAAGCCGATGAGTTCATACAGAAGGGCGAAATCAAAGTCAACGGCGAAGTGGTGACCGAATTGGGAACGAAAATCACCCGCAACGATGTCGTCACCCACAACGACAAAGTGGTGCTGCCCGAGCACAAAATCTATGTGTTGCTCAACAAGCCCAAAGATTGCGTAACGACCTCGGACGACCCCCAAGGCCGCCTCACCGTCATGGACATCGTGCGCAATGCCTGCACCGAACGCATCTATCCCGTAGGCCGCCTCGACCGCAACACCACCGGCGTGCTGCTGCTCACCAACGACGGCGACCTGGCCTCGAAACTGACGCACCCGAAGTTTGTGAAAAAGAAAATCTACCATGTATGGCTCGACCGTGACGTGACCGAGGAAGACATGCAACGCATCGCCGACGGCATCGAACTCGAAGACGGCCCCATACATGCCGACGCCATCAGCTACGCCACCGAAACCGACCGTAACCAAGTAGGCATCGAAATCCACTCGGGCCGCAACCGGGTCGTGCGCCGCATCTTCGAGTCGCTGGGCTACCGCGTGGTGAAACTCGACCGCGTATATTTCGCCGGCCTCACCAAGAAAAACCTGCCCCGCGGACGCTGGCGTTACCTGACCCAACAAGAAGTGAATTTCCTGAAAATGGGTTCTTTCGAATAA
- a CDS encoding FKBP-type peptidyl-prolyl cis-trans isomerase, translating into METIKPGQFVELTYDLFVGSENELMESATAEAPFQFVFGVDQMLPSFESHIKDLKVGDTFDFVIPCNDAYGERDEEHVLELDKKMFEVDGKFDDEYIFPGNTVPMMDANGNRLNGSVLEVKDNIVVMDFNHPLAGEDLHFVGTVKTVRPATPEELNPVHSCGCGCDSCGGGCGDHGHDGCEGGCCH; encoded by the coding sequence ATGGAAACAATCAAACCCGGACAATTTGTCGAATTGACCTATGATCTTTTTGTGGGTTCAGAGAATGAACTGATGGAAAGTGCCACTGCCGAGGCCCCATTTCAATTTGTATTTGGGGTGGACCAAATGCTTCCCTCGTTCGAATCGCATATCAAGGATTTGAAAGTGGGCGATACTTTCGATTTTGTGATTCCTTGCAACGACGCTTACGGCGAGCGTGACGAGGAGCATGTCTTGGAACTTGACAAGAAGATGTTCGAGGTCGATGGTAAATTTGATGACGAATATATTTTCCCGGGCAATACCGTTCCTATGATGGACGCCAATGGCAACCGCCTCAACGGTTCGGTGCTCGAAGTGAAGGACAATATCGTGGTGATGGATTTCAATCACCCCCTTGCCGGTGAAGACCTGCACTTTGTGGGTACCGTCAAGACGGTGCGTCCCGCCACGCCCGAGGAGCTCAACCCCGTTCATTCCTGCGGTTGCGGTTGCGACAGTTGCGGCGGCGGTTGTGGCGACCATGGCCATGACGGTTGCGAGGGTGGCTGCTGCCATTGA